The window GTCCTTTCCGTTGAATGGAATAACAATATTTTTTACAGAACCGTTGATGTCGACGAATTGTAAACGGATAAATTTGATATTGTCTTCTCTCATCTTTTCTGTTATTCTTTCTATCTTTTCTTCTGGGATATCACTCATTAAAATCAAGCTCCGATAACTTAAATAGTCGGAAAATCTCTTCCTATTAAAGATATATTTCCAATTCGTAATATATAAAGTTTTATATATACGGATATTTCTGTAATTTTTGATATATTAATGCATAAGTTTTAATTTTTTTTATAAAAATAGTTCATAAAAATTTTAAAAAATGTGGTGGTTTGTTCAAAACTATATAAAAATGAATAAAAAATTTGACTCGTTTGTAAAAAGTCAAATCAGAAATGGTCAAAGTCACTGCCGAAATACTCGTAAACCTTCTGGAGTTCGGCCGGAATATCAATCATTTGGGTACAGAACGGAATGCATTCCTTACAGTCCACACAGCTGTCCGCCCTTGAATCGTCATCGATGAGGGAGAAATACTGCATCGCGCTTGCCTTCGGATCGCCCATCATGTGTGCGATATTGTATTCGGTAAGGCAGTTTATGATGTCCACACCATGCGGACACGGCATGCAGTAGCCGCAGCGGCTACAGTTGTTTCCCAAAAATGTCCTGTAGGTACGTGCGACCTCACGGATTATCTCCTGGTCATATTCTGAAATAACGTCCTCTGTTGATGCAATCCTGACGTTGTCCTTTACCTGTTCAAGGGTGGTCATTCCGCTGAAGACGCAATCCACATCGTCACGGTTCCAGAGGTACTGCAGACCCCATTCGACCGGAGTCCTTTTGACTTCTGCCATATCCCAAATCTTGTTTACCTCGTCGGGAATGTTGTTGACAAGTCTTCCTCCTCTGAGAGGTTCCATGATCATGCTTCCCATATTCACCTGCTTCAGGTAATTGGTTCCCATGACTCCTGACTGGTAATACTCGTCAAGGTAGTTCAGCTGTGTGAGGGCAACTTCGAATTTCGGATACTCGTCAATAATCTCGATTACATAGTCGACCTCGATATGGGATGAAAAACCTACATGTTTTATTTTTCCACTTGAAAGGGCATCGTCAAGGAAATCCATGACGTTCAAATCCCTTACCTTCTCCCAGTCAGGGACGGTGAGGGAATGCAGAAGGTAGAGGTCAATGTAGTCAGTCTGGAGCTTTTTCAGCTGTTCGTCAAGATAATAGTCAAAATCCTCAAACTTCTCAATTGCCCATGAAGGTGATTTTGTCTGAAGGAGAATCTCGTCCCTTAGGGTGTTTTCACTGAAATATTCACCAAGGAAGTTTTCACTTTCTCCATTGTTTCCCAGTACTTCGGAATGGTACGAAAAAGCGGTATCGAAAATGTTGACTCCATTTTCAATTGCATAATCAAGCATCTTGGTCGCTTCAACCTTGTCAATATCCGCATTGTTGGCTTTGGTTGGAAGTCTCATTAATCCAAAACCCAATCTTGAAACTTCTAAACCTGTTTTTCCAAGTGTATTGTATATCAT is drawn from uncultured Methanobrevibacter sp. and contains these coding sequences:
- a CDS encoding aldo/keto reductase; its protein translation is MIYNTLGKTGLEVSRLGFGLMRLPTKANNADIDKVEATKMLDYAIENGVNIFDTAFSYHSEVLGNNGESENFLGEYFSENTLRDEILLQTKSPSWAIEKFEDFDYYLDEQLKKLQTDYIDLYLLHSLTVPDWEKVRDLNVMDFLDDALSSGKIKHVGFSSHIEVDYVIEIIDEYPKFEVALTQLNYLDEYYQSGVMGTNYLKQVNMGSMIMEPLRGGRLVNNIPDEVNKIWDMAEVKRTPVEWGLQYLWNRDDVDCVFSGMTTLEQVKDNVRIASTEDVISEYDQEIIREVARTYRTFLGNNCSRCGYCMPCPHGVDIINCLTEYNIAHMMGDPKASAMQYFSLIDDDSRADSCVDCKECIPFCTQMIDIPAELQKVYEYFGSDFDHF